In Bufo gargarizans isolate SCDJY-AF-19 chromosome 5, ASM1485885v1, whole genome shotgun sequence, the following are encoded in one genomic region:
- the CLEC3B gene encoding tetranectin isoform X2: MELRRACLVLCLFCFAQVTCQQKKQRQANKDVVTMKMYDDLKKALQDLQQDVTHLKEQQALQTICLKGGKALNKCFLHFPEAKTYHEASDTCISQGGTLSAPENGDENDALYEYVHKTLGSSSEVWIGINDMANEGTWVDMTGNRISFKHWETEITTQPDGGKQENCASLSAVAVGKWFDKKCRDTLPFVCQFMIV, from the exons ATGGAGCTCAGACGAGCCTGccttgtgctgtgcctcttttgctTTGCCCAAGTCACCTGTCAGCAGAAAAAACAAAGGCAAGCTAATAAAG ATGTAGTCACCATGAAAATGTATGACGATCTAAAGAAGGCTTTACAAGATCTTCAGCAAGATGTAACTCACCTAAAGGAACAACAGGCATTGCAGACAA TTTGCCTGAAAGGTGGCAAGGCTCTGAACAAATGTTTCCTGCACTTTCCCGAAGCAAAGACTTACCATGAAGCCAGTGACACCTGCATTTCTCAGGGAGGGACCCTGAGTGCTCCAGAGAACGGAGATGAAAATGATGCTTTATACGAATATGTTCACAAGACCTTAGGCTCAAGTTCAGAGGTTTGGATAGGCATCAATGATATGGCTAATGAAGGAACCTGGGTTGACATGACTGGTAACCGCATCTCCTTTAAACATTGGGAAACTGAAATAACCACCCAGCCTGATGGCGGCAAGCAGGAGAACTGCGCATCTCTTTCTGCTGTTGCCGTTGGCAAGTGGTTTGATAAGAAATGCAGAGACACCCTGCCTTTTGTGTGTCAGTTCATGATTGTTTAG
- the CLEC3B gene encoding tetranectin isoform X1: MELRRACLVLCLFCFAQVTCQQKKQRQANKADVVTMKMYDDLKKALQDLQQDVTHLKEQQALQTICLKGGKALNKCFLHFPEAKTYHEASDTCISQGGTLSAPENGDENDALYEYVHKTLGSSSEVWIGINDMANEGTWVDMTGNRISFKHWETEITTQPDGGKQENCASLSAVAVGKWFDKKCRDTLPFVCQFMIV; encoded by the exons ATGGAGCTCAGACGAGCCTGccttgtgctgtgcctcttttgctTTGCCCAAGTCACCTGTCAGCAGAAAAAACAAAGGCAAGCTAATAAAG CAGATGTAGTCACCATGAAAATGTATGACGATCTAAAGAAGGCTTTACAAGATCTTCAGCAAGATGTAACTCACCTAAAGGAACAACAGGCATTGCAGACAA TTTGCCTGAAAGGTGGCAAGGCTCTGAACAAATGTTTCCTGCACTTTCCCGAAGCAAAGACTTACCATGAAGCCAGTGACACCTGCATTTCTCAGGGAGGGACCCTGAGTGCTCCAGAGAACGGAGATGAAAATGATGCTTTATACGAATATGTTCACAAGACCTTAGGCTCAAGTTCAGAGGTTTGGATAGGCATCAATGATATGGCTAATGAAGGAACCTGGGTTGACATGACTGGTAACCGCATCTCCTTTAAACATTGGGAAACTGAAATAACCACCCAGCCTGATGGCGGCAAGCAGGAGAACTGCGCATCTCTTTCTGCTGTTGCCGTTGGCAAGTGGTTTGATAAGAAATGCAGAGACACCCTGCCTTTTGTGTGTCAGTTCATGATTGTTTAG